The proteins below come from a single Gordonia pseudamarae genomic window:
- a CDS encoding metal ABC transporter solute-binding protein, Zn/Mn family, with translation MKRRALLGATALIGAGVLVLAGCSGDDGGTGAASGMPTIVTSTDVWGSVATAVAGDKAEVTALFSNAQGDPHEFEPPAADTAKIADADIILMNGGHYDEYLEDASANSDAAVVNAYELRSGGDNTNEHDGDEHNDGDHEGDEHEHTGADNEHVFYDLGLVGEVADELAGVLAEKDPAHAADYRANADRFGKEIETLRSQLAEIKRTHNGVKVAQTEPLAGYLLAEAGLLDVAPAGFTRAVEAGQSPSAADRAALEDLLTQRQVKVFVVNAQEVDQVTEALMKSARSAGVPIVELTETLPDGVDDFIDWQRTQIQSLADALHAAQ, from the coding sequence ATGAAGCGGCGAGCTCTCCTGGGCGCGACGGCGCTGATCGGGGCGGGTGTTCTGGTCCTGGCCGGATGCTCCGGCGACGACGGCGGCACCGGGGCGGCGTCGGGGATGCCCACCATCGTCACCTCCACCGACGTGTGGGGTTCGGTGGCCACCGCCGTAGCCGGGGACAAGGCCGAGGTCACCGCCCTGTTCTCCAACGCGCAGGGCGACCCGCACGAGTTCGAGCCACCCGCCGCCGACACCGCCAAGATCGCCGACGCCGACATCATTCTGATGAACGGCGGCCACTACGACGAGTATCTCGAGGACGCCTCCGCGAACAGCGACGCCGCCGTGGTGAACGCCTACGAATTGCGTTCCGGCGGCGACAACACCAACGAGCACGACGGCGACGAACACAACGACGGCGACCACGAGGGCGACGAGCACGAACACACCGGTGCCGACAACGAGCACGTCTTCTACGACCTCGGCCTGGTCGGTGAGGTCGCCGACGAACTCGCCGGAGTCCTCGCCGAGAAGGACCCGGCCCACGCCGCCGACTACCGCGCCAACGCCGACCGTTTCGGCAAGGAGATCGAGACGCTGCGCTCACAGCTCGCCGAGATCAAGCGCACCCACAACGGGGTGAAGGTCGCCCAGACCGAACCGCTCGCCGGCTACCTGCTGGCCGAGGCCGGACTCCTGGACGTGGCACCCGCCGGTTTCACGCGGGCCGTCGAGGCCGGCCAGTCGCCGTCGGCCGCCGACCGCGCCGCACTCGAAGACCTGCTCACGCAGCGTCAGGTGAAGGTGTTCGTGGTCAACGCGCAGGAGGTCGACCAGGTCACCGAGGCGCTGATGAAGTCGGCGCGGTCCGCAGGGGTACCGATCGTCGAGCTGACCGAGACGCTGCCCGACGGCGTCGACGACTTCATCGACTGGCAGCGAACACAGATCCAGTCGCTCGCCGATGCCCTGCACGCCGCACAATAG
- a CDS encoding metal ABC transporter ATP-binding protein, with protein MPCTPHNSPVSSPAPHGHTPVARYHHARLAFGDRVLWDDLDLTIEPGEWIAVLGPNGSGKTSFLRTLLRQYPLDSGTLEVTDAVGYIPQQHADDADAMAMRGRDLVGFGVDGGAWGFGLRGRARRRALVDDALRQVGAEKYATAPLGVLSGGEQQRLRVAQALTGDPRLLLCDEPLASLDPANQQLVVELIDARRRDANTAVVFVTHEINPVLPYVDRVLYLVGGQFRIGPPDEVMTTGTLSELYGSDIEVIRVGGRLLVVGGEYGHHCMGDTHTDGAA; from the coding sequence ATGCCCTGCACGCCGCACAATAGTCCGGTGAGCAGTCCAGCACCCCACGGCCACACTCCGGTGGCCCGGTATCACCACGCCCGCCTGGCGTTCGGCGACCGCGTCCTGTGGGACGACCTCGACCTGACCATCGAACCCGGCGAATGGATCGCGGTCCTGGGCCCCAACGGCTCGGGAAAGACATCGTTCCTGCGCACGCTGTTGCGTCAGTACCCGCTCGACTCGGGCACGCTGGAGGTCACCGACGCCGTCGGCTACATCCCCCAACAGCACGCCGATGACGCCGACGCGATGGCCATGCGCGGGCGTGACCTGGTCGGATTCGGTGTCGACGGCGGCGCGTGGGGATTCGGGTTGCGCGGGCGCGCCCGGCGCCGCGCACTCGTCGACGACGCCCTGCGGCAGGTGGGTGCCGAGAAGTACGCCACCGCCCCGCTCGGGGTACTCTCCGGCGGCGAACAGCAACGCCTGCGGGTCGCCCAAGCGCTCACCGGCGACCCCCGGCTGCTCCTGTGCGACGAACCCCTCGCCAGTCTCGACCCGGCCAACCAGCAGCTCGTTGTCGAACTGATCGACGCCCGCCGCCGCGACGCGAACACCGCCGTGGTGTTTGTCACCCACGAGATCAATCCCGTACTTCCCTACGTCGACCGGGTGCTGTACCTGGTGGGCGGGCAGTTCCGGATCGGTCCGCCCGACGAGGTGATGACCACCGGGACGCTGTCGGAGCTGTACGGCAGCGACATCGAGGTGATCCGGGTGGGCGGCAGGCTGCTCGTGGTGGGCGGCGAGTACGGGCATCACTGCATGGGTGATACGCACACCGACGGTGCCGCATGA
- a CDS encoding metal ABC transporter permease, with protein MSALAASRVELHQFWDFSQTADLLQRDFVHQSLLALALVALMGGVIGPLVVARQMSFAVHGVGELSLTGAAAALLLGVSVNLGGVGGAVVAAAVFGFLGNKARERDSVIGVLMAFGLGLGVLFIALYDGRTTTAFALLTGQVVSVSTSGLVAAAITTVIVLAGMAIIYRPLLFASLDPRVAQAHGVPVRLLSVVFAVLMALAVAQAVQIIGALLVMSLMITPAAAASRVSANPAVVMGLAVLFAEIAAIGGVVLSLAPGLPVSVFVTTISFIIYVVCRIIGRRRVWTTR; from the coding sequence ATGAGCGCGCTGGCGGCCTCCCGGGTCGAACTGCACCAGTTCTGGGACTTCTCACAGACGGCCGACCTGCTGCAACGCGATTTCGTCCACCAGTCACTGCTGGCGCTGGCACTGGTCGCGCTGATGGGCGGGGTCATCGGCCCGCTGGTGGTGGCGCGGCAGATGTCGTTCGCGGTGCACGGGGTGGGCGAGCTGTCGCTGACCGGTGCGGCCGCGGCCCTGCTACTCGGGGTGAGCGTCAACCTCGGTGGCGTGGGCGGCGCCGTGGTCGCGGCGGCCGTCTTCGGTTTCCTCGGCAACAAGGCCCGCGAACGCGACTCGGTGATCGGGGTGCTGATGGCGTTCGGCCTGGGTCTGGGCGTGCTGTTCATCGCCCTCTACGACGGCCGCACCACCACCGCGTTCGCACTGCTCACCGGACAGGTCGTCAGCGTCAGCACCTCCGGTCTGGTCGCGGCCGCGATCACCACCGTGATCGTGCTGGCCGGTATGGCGATCATCTACCGGCCGTTGCTGTTCGCCTCGCTCGACCCGCGCGTCGCGCAGGCGCACGGCGTGCCGGTCCGGCTGCTGTCGGTGGTGTTCGCGGTGCTGATGGCACTTGCCGTGGCGCAGGCGGTACAGATCATCGGCGCACTGCTGGTGATGTCGCTGATGATCACTCCGGCCGCGGCCGCGTCCCGGGTCAGCGCCAACCCGGCCGTCGTGATGGGCCTGGCCGTTCTGTTCGCCGAGATCGCCGCGATCGGCGGGGTGGTGCTGTCCCTGGCCCCCGGGCTCCCGGTGTCGGTGTTCGTCACCACCATCTCGTTCATCATCTACGTCGTCTGCCGCATCATCGGCCGCCGACGCGTATGGACCACCCGCTGA
- a CDS encoding carboxylesterase/lipase family protein, producing the protein MVAMERVIATDAGLVGGRRGRGRSISWRGIPFAAPPLGENRFRAPQPAPPWRGVRECDEYGAALIQEKYLTLTTPLKLQPMSEDCLTLNVFSRDSVPSALRPVMVFIHGGGFLMGMAATPIYDGTHLARTQDVVVVTIQYRFGPFGLLDLSDYATAEQPFETNLGLRDQIAALRWVRRNIAAFGGDPDNVTVFGESAGGTSVLALLASPAAKGLFAAAIAESPAPELIVDRATARVIADEFLRLLDDPARKPGAPHGAGPFPGGRARELLARASGDDIHGAGKKLMDFAQKTDIGVFLPLAPIVGDDILPQSPLRAAHAGTTHPVPLIIGNNREEGALFSRFFDLTPAVEKTVRALAGTDGDEAIRGVYRDHKRDRSRLSGDFLFWGPTSVFVDGHSAVAATYHYRYDYVTRLLKASGFGATHTTEMLAVFGSLKTYVAGFLAIADWRSVSRLVGEVQGRWAGFARHRNPGTDWPAYTTDDRQVLIIDDPSRVDTDPDAGRREVWRRLHSAAVG; encoded by the coding sequence ATGGTAGCCATGGAACGAGTTATCGCCACCGACGCGGGGCTGGTCGGCGGCCGCCGCGGCCGGGGCCGGAGCATCAGCTGGCGAGGCATCCCGTTTGCCGCGCCGCCGCTGGGGGAGAACCGGTTCCGTGCACCGCAACCGGCACCGCCGTGGCGCGGCGTGCGCGAATGCGACGAGTACGGCGCCGCGCTCATCCAGGAGAAATACCTGACCCTCACCACCCCGCTCAAACTGCAACCGATGAGCGAGGACTGCCTCACCCTCAACGTCTTCTCGCGCGACTCGGTACCGTCGGCGCTGCGGCCGGTGATGGTGTTCATCCACGGTGGGGGATTCCTGATGGGCATGGCGGCCACCCCCATCTACGACGGCACCCACCTCGCCCGCACCCAGGATGTGGTGGTGGTCACCATCCAATACCGGTTCGGGCCGTTCGGGCTGCTTGACCTCTCCGACTACGCCACCGCGGAACAGCCGTTCGAGACCAACCTCGGCCTGCGCGACCAGATCGCCGCACTGCGGTGGGTGCGGCGCAACATCGCCGCATTCGGCGGCGACCCCGACAACGTGACGGTGTTCGGGGAGAGCGCGGGCGGTACATCGGTGCTCGCGCTGCTGGCATCGCCCGCCGCGAAAGGCCTGTTCGCCGCCGCGATCGCCGAAAGCCCCGCACCCGAACTGATTGTCGACAGGGCCACGGCACGGGTTATCGCCGACGAATTCCTGCGGCTGCTCGACGACCCGGCCAGGAAGCCGGGCGCACCGCACGGGGCCGGGCCGTTTCCCGGTGGGCGGGCGCGTGAACTGCTGGCGCGCGCGTCGGGCGATGATATCCACGGGGCCGGCAAGAAGCTGATGGACTTCGCCCAGAAGACGGACATCGGGGTCTTTCTGCCGCTGGCACCGATCGTCGGCGACGACATCCTGCCGCAATCGCCGCTGCGGGCCGCCCACGCCGGCACCACACACCCCGTGCCGCTCATCATCGGCAACAACCGCGAGGAGGGGGCGCTGTTCTCGCGGTTCTTCGACCTCACACCGGCGGTGGAGAAGACGGTCCGCGCCCTCGCGGGCACCGACGGCGACGAGGCCATCCGCGGCGTCTACCGCGACCACAAGCGGGACAGATCACGACTGTCCGGCGACTTCCTGTTCTGGGGTCCCACCAGCGTGTTCGTCGACGGACACAGCGCGGTGGCCGCCACCTACCACTACCGCTACGACTACGTGACCAGGCTGCTCAAGGCGAGCGGCTTCGGAGCCACCCACACCACCGAGATGCTGGCGGTATTCGGTTCGCTGAAGACCTATGTCGCGGGGTTCCTGGCCATCGCCGACTGGCGGTCGGTCAGCCGCCTCGTCGGCGAGGTGCAGGGCCGCTGGGCCGGCTTCGCCCGGCACCGCAACCCCGGCACCGACTGGCCCGCCTACACCACCGACGACCGGCAGGTCCTGATCATCGACGACCCGAGCCGGGTCGATACCGACCCCGACGCGGGGCGGCGGGAGGTGTGGCGGCGGCTGCACTCAGCCGCTGTGGGCTGA
- a CDS encoding DUF2599 domain-containing protein has translation MGNEWRASVRTRHTGPVRTVAAALAAGALAWMLAACGDSGEVADDTTAGTSTSASVPTTTGPTTTGPSADGSPGPEYSTTPEYPTTQVYRPPYIDHLEWAETEVGPSLRIHPTVSGRNTDAPTAGDEAWSEILTLDPSAESPGMRAQFDCHWTFARLVDPDKTSWNLEPRRPVVTADEMIAARCNPGFAEEPGN, from the coding sequence ATGGGCAATGAGTGGCGAGCATCGGTCCGGACCCGACACACAGGTCCGGTCCGGACGGTGGCGGCCGCGCTCGCCGCCGGCGCGCTGGCGTGGATGCTCGCCGCGTGCGGCGACTCCGGCGAGGTCGCCGATGACACCACGGCAGGGACGTCGACGAGCGCTTCCGTACCCACAACGACAGGACCCACAACGACAGGGCCCTCGGCAGACGGCAGCCCGGGCCCGGAATACTCGACGACCCCGGAATACCCGACGACGCAGGTGTACCGGCCGCCGTACATCGACCACCTCGAATGGGCCGAGACCGAGGTGGGGCCGAGCCTGCGAATCCATCCGACGGTATCGGGACGCAACACCGACGCACCCACCGCGGGCGACGAGGCGTGGTCGGAGATCCTCACACTGGACCCGAGCGCTGAAAGTCCCGGAATGCGAGCGCAATTCGACTGCCACTGGACGTTCGCCCGCCTCGTCGACCCGGACAAGACCAGCTGGAACCTGGAGCCGCGGCGCCCCGTGGTCACCGCCGACGAGATGATCGCCGCCCGCTGCAACCCCGGATTCGCCGAAGAGCCGGGCAACTGA
- a CDS encoding alpha/beta fold hydrolase: MSVAIGERRDGGEYVDVHGVPTWHLHTGNPAGPATVLVHSVFASSASWAAQILDFGDNGLDLYAPERVGHGHTPDSDEPFTMEGTARHLIAYLETVVRRPAHIITWSEAAVAALLVARERPDLVNKLVLVCGYINSDAVDKDEFIGPLIRRDPGIVGLLSELFTAFTPDGRDHFETYLSKCTDLMIPGPDHSPEDFSTVRAPTLVLSADMGGIDIDHTLELSRALPAGRLAVLPGTHYLPVESPEVVNPLVLSFLAAEPPTAWNI, translated from the coding sequence ATGTCTGTGGCTATCGGCGAGCGCCGAGACGGTGGGGAGTACGTCGACGTCCACGGCGTCCCCACCTGGCATCTGCACACCGGAAATCCGGCCGGACCGGCGACGGTCCTGGTGCACAGTGTTTTCGCGTCGTCGGCGTCGTGGGCCGCGCAGATCCTCGACTTCGGCGACAACGGTCTGGACCTGTACGCCCCCGAACGTGTCGGGCACGGCCACACACCCGACAGTGACGAACCCTTCACCATGGAGGGCACGGCCCGGCACCTGATCGCCTACCTGGAAACGGTGGTTCGCCGGCCCGCGCACATCATCACGTGGAGCGAGGCGGCGGTGGCCGCGCTGCTGGTGGCGCGCGAACGCCCCGATCTGGTGAACAAGCTCGTGCTGGTGTGTGGCTACATCAACTCCGACGCCGTCGACAAGGACGAATTCATCGGTCCGCTGATCCGCCGCGATCCGGGCATCGTCGGCCTGCTCAGCGAGTTGTTCACCGCGTTCACCCCCGACGGGCGCGACCATTTCGAGACCTATCTGAGCAAGTGCACCGACCTGATGATCCCGGGCCCGGACCACTCCCCGGAGGACTTCTCGACGGTGCGGGCCCCGACGCTCGTGCTGTCGGCCGACATGGGCGGGATCGACATCGACCACACCCTGGAGTTGTCCCGGGCCCTGCCCGCCGGGCGGCTGGCGGTTCTGCCCGGCACGCACTACCTGCCGGTGGAGTCTCCCGAGGTGGTCAATCCGTTGGTGTTGTCGTTTCTGGCGGCCGAGCCGCCGACCGCCTGGAACATCTGA